In Capsicum annuum cultivar UCD-10X-F1 chromosome 11, UCD10Xv1.1, whole genome shotgun sequence, one genomic interval encodes:
- the LOC107846788 gene encoding uncharacterized protein LOC107846788 yields MDDDVACPCSLFCKGGMLGGIPLEERPDIQDLKRLIPKQYELKGECNIDLLSNRHVLIRVSQLEDYIHLLSKPTFYINHRDWSYEIRTLKWDPMFNSGEKTTTTIAWISFPSLPPNLFGKETVFPLALAVERPLQVDLAMKNQTRPSYARVKVEVDLLGEFPTCINVGVKKQNKEVSEKWITIKYDYVPKYCKTFMIQGHNEQQCYMEHPELYPKKEEAENQKGKEEANNNEEDNKQQETKDSKKEENGEQ; encoded by the coding sequence CCTGATATTCAAGATCTGAAAAGATTAATTCCCAAGCAATATGAGCTTAAGGGCGAATGCAATATTGATCTATTGAGTAATAGACATGTACTCATTAGGGTGTCACAGCTGGAAGATTACATTCATCTTCTGTCAAAGCCAACCTTTTACATTAATCACCGTGATTGGTCATATGAAATAAGAACTCTGAAGTGGGATCCAATGTTTAACTCAGGGGAGAAAACAACAACGACAATTGCTTGGATTTCATTCCCGTCTCTTCCTCCAAATTTATTTGGCAAGGAAACTGTTTTTCCACTTGCGTTAGCGGTGGAAAGACCTTTGCAAGTTGATTTGGCTATGAAGAATCAAACTCGTCCAAGTTATGCGAGAGTCAAAGTTGAGGTGGATTTGTTGGGTGAATTTCCAACATGCATTAACGTAGGAGTGAAAAAGCAGAACAAAGAAGTATCAGAAAAGTGGATTACAATCAAATATGATTACGTTCCTAAATACTGTAAAACCTTTATGATTCAAGGACATAATGAACAACAGTGTTATATGGAACATCCGGAGTTATATCCCAAAAAAGAGGAGGCGGaaaatcaaaaaggaaaagaGGAGGCTAACAACAATGAAGAAGACAACAAGCAACAAGAGACCAAGGATTCAAAGAAGGAGGAAAATGGGGAGCAATGA